In Vibrio bathopelagicus, the following are encoded in one genomic region:
- a CDS encoding PilT/PilU family type 4a pilus ATPase encodes MELNQILEGMLSQKASDLYITVDAPILFRVDGELRPLGDKLNSAQVAQLLDAMMDQDRRDEYQKTREANFAIVRDFGRFRVSAFFQRELPGAVIRRIETNIPTFEQLKLPDVLQDLSIAKRGLVLVVGATGSGKSTSMAAMTGYRNTNRSGHILTVEDPIEFVHEHKKCIVTQREVGLDTESYEVALKNSLRQAPDMILIGEIRSRETMEYAMTFAETGHLCMATLHANNANQALERILHLVPKEQKEQFLFDLSMNLRGVVAQQLIRDKNGSGRHGVFEILLNSPRVSDLIRRGELHELKATMAKSKEIGMQTFDQALYDLVVAGKISEEDAFHSADSANDLRLMLKTRRGDDDYGTGALAGVKIDMG; translated from the coding sequence ATGGAATTGAATCAAATTCTTGAGGGGATGCTATCTCAAAAAGCTTCGGATCTTTATATCACTGTTGATGCGCCAATCCTGTTTCGTGTGGATGGTGAATTGCGACCTCTGGGAGATAAGCTGAATTCGGCTCAGGTCGCACAGTTGCTTGACGCGATGATGGATCAAGATCGACGCGATGAATATCAGAAAACGCGTGAGGCTAACTTTGCTATTGTGCGTGATTTTGGTCGTTTTCGTGTCAGTGCGTTTTTTCAGCGAGAGCTACCAGGAGCGGTAATTCGTCGTATCGAGACTAACATCCCAACCTTTGAGCAATTAAAGCTTCCTGATGTACTGCAAGACCTTTCAATCGCAAAGCGTGGGCTGGTGCTGGTGGTTGGGGCGACGGGCTCTGGTAAATCAACCTCAATGGCCGCAATGACAGGCTATCGTAATACCAACCGCTCGGGGCATATTTTGACGGTTGAAGACCCGATTGAATTCGTTCACGAACATAAAAAGTGTATCGTGACTCAACGTGAGGTTGGGCTCGACACTGAGAGCTATGAAGTTGCGCTTAAGAACTCGTTGCGTCAAGCGCCAGATATGATCTTGATTGGCGAAATCCGTAGCCGTGAAACCATGGAATACGCGATGACCTTTGCTGAAACAGGTCACTTATGTATGGCAACCTTGCACGCGAATAATGCGAACCAAGCGTTAGAACGTATTCTCCACTTAGTACCGAAGGAACAAAAAGAGCAGTTCTTGTTTGATTTGTCGATGAATCTGCGTGGTGTGGTGGCTCAGCAATTAATCCGTGATAAGAATGGCAGCGGTCGTCATGGTGTGTTTGAGATTCTACTCAATAGCCCACGAGTGTCTGACTTGATTCGTCGTGGTGAGTTACATGAATTAAAAGCGACTATGGCCAAATCGAAAGAGATTGGTATGCAGACCTTTGACCAAGCTTTGTATGATTTGGTTGTTGCAGGCAAGATCAGCGAAGAAGATGCGTTCCACAGTGCCGACTCGGCTAATGATTTGCGCTTGATGCTAAAAACCAGACGTGGTGATGATGACTACGGGACTGGTGCTTTGGCTGGTGTGAAGATAGATATGGGGTAG
- a CDS encoding type IV pilus twitching motility protein PilT, protein MDITELLDFSVKHNASDLHLSAGVSPMVRIDGEVRKLGIPALSHADVHRLVFEIMSDSQRGEFEEKLEVDFSFELPNVGRFRVNAFNQSRGCSAVFRTIPVEIPTLEQLGAPEIFERISNYEKGLVLVTGPTGSGKSTTLAAMVDYVNRNHNKHILTIEDPIEFVHTNNKCLINQREVHRDTHSFKAALRSALREDPDVILVGELRDQETISLALTAAETGHLVFGTLHTSSAAKTIDRIIDVFPGSDKDMVRSMLSESLRSVIAQKLLKRVGGGRVACHEIMMATPAIRNLIREDKVAQMYSIIQTGAAHGMQTMEQNAKQLMAQGLVDSEEVEKKIEIETSMF, encoded by the coding sequence ATGGATATCACTGAGTTACTAGATTTTAGTGTAAAGCATAACGCGTCAGATCTACATCTTTCTGCGGGTGTATCTCCAATGGTACGTATAGATGGTGAAGTAAGGAAGCTTGGAATACCAGCTTTGAGTCATGCTGATGTGCATCGTTTGGTTTTTGAGATCATGAGTGATTCACAACGCGGTGAGTTCGAAGAAAAACTGGAAGTCGACTTCTCTTTTGAATTACCCAACGTTGGTCGTTTCCGTGTTAATGCTTTTAACCAATCTCGTGGCTGCTCTGCGGTATTTCGTACCATTCCAGTAGAGATTCCGACCCTTGAACAGCTAGGGGCTCCTGAGATCTTTGAAAGAATATCTAATTACGAAAAAGGTTTAGTATTGGTCACAGGGCCCACTGGTTCAGGTAAGTCGACCACTTTGGCTGCGATGGTGGACTATGTTAACCGTAACCATAATAAGCATATATTGACGATTGAAGACCCGATCGAATTTGTTCATACCAACAACAAATGCCTAATCAACCAACGAGAAGTACACCGCGACACCCACAGCTTCAAAGCGGCGTTGCGTAGTGCGTTACGTGAAGATCCAGACGTAATCCTTGTTGGTGAGCTTCGTGACCAAGAGACGATCAGCTTAGCGCTAACCGCAGCTGAAACTGGTCACTTAGTTTTTGGTACTTTGCACACGAGCTCAGCGGCAAAAACTATCGACCGTATTATCGATGTATTCCCGGGTAGCGACAAAGACATGGTGCGTTCAATGTTGTCTGAATCGTTACGTTCGGTGATTGCCCAGAAGCTGTTAAAGCGTGTCGGTGGTGGTCGTGTGGCTTGTCATGAAATCATGATGGCGACACCTGCAATCAGAAACTTGATTCGTGAAGATAAGGTCGCGCAGATGTATTCGATTATTCAAACGGGCGCAGCACACGGTATGCAGACAATGGAGCAAAATGCGAAGCAGCTGATGGCTCAAGGCTTGGTTGATTCAGAAGAGGTCGAGAAAAAGATCGAAATTGAAACCTCAATGTTTTAA
- a CDS encoding YggS family pyridoxal phosphate-dependent enzyme, with product MSSIQQNIEQITSQIRSAEQKCGRAPESVQLLAVSKTKPIDAILEAALGGQVAFGENYVQEGVDKVKHFSEQHSNLNLEWHFIGPIQSNKTRPIAESFQWVHSVDRDKIAQRLNDQRPSELPPLQVLIQVNTSGEESKSGTSEETVFAIAELISSLPNLTLRGLMSIPANVSDYQSQLKAFSQLAELQQKLAAKYSDIDTLSMGMSGDMDAAVEAGSTMVRIGTAIFGARDYAK from the coding sequence ATGAGTAGTATTCAACAAAATATCGAACAAATCACCTCACAGATTCGCAGTGCTGAGCAAAAGTGCGGACGAGCTCCAGAGTCCGTGCAACTTTTGGCCGTCAGTAAAACTAAACCTATTGATGCGATTCTAGAAGCCGCACTCGGAGGCCAAGTTGCCTTTGGTGAAAACTATGTTCAAGAAGGTGTCGATAAAGTAAAACACTTTTCAGAACAACATTCTAACCTAAATTTGGAATGGCATTTTATTGGCCCAATTCAATCCAATAAAACCCGCCCAATCGCGGAAAGCTTCCAATGGGTGCATTCTGTCGATCGCGATAAGATCGCACAAAGGCTTAATGATCAACGTCCAAGCGAACTTCCGCCCCTGCAAGTCTTGATTCAAGTAAATACCAGCGGTGAAGAATCCAAGTCAGGAACTTCAGAAGAGACAGTTTTTGCCATCGCAGAGTTGATTTCGTCGCTTCCGAACCTCACTTTAAGAGGATTGATGTCGATTCCTGCAAACGTATCTGACTATCAATCTCAGCTTAAGGCATTTTCTCAACTGGCAGAGCTTCAACAAAAGCTCGCCGCGAAGTATTCAGACATTGATACCCTTTCTATGGGTATGAGTGGTGATATGGATGCCGCTGTTGAGGCTGGTAGCACCATGGTTCGTATTGGAACGGCTATCTTTGGTGCCCGAGATTACGCGAAGTAG
- the proC gene encoding pyrroline-5-carboxylate reductase translates to MEHKNIAFIGAGNMVRSIVAGLVASGYPAQKITATAPSETRRLPLEQEYAINTTSDNIAAAEQADVVVLSVKPQMMADVCKPLQNIDFSNKLVISIAAGINANRLNEMLNCQLNLVRVMPNTPSLLGKGMSGLYADSTVSQGDKEFASQLMQAVGEVSWVEQESGINNIIAAAGSAPAYFFLFMEAMQAEAINQGFDQETARKLVQQSALGAAEMVVANPNTELSTLREQVTSKGGTTAEALRTFNEHHLSDIVAKAMQAAVARAEEMEKLF, encoded by the coding sequence ATGGAACATAAGAACATCGCCTTTATTGGGGCGGGAAACATGGTTCGCTCGATTGTAGCGGGCTTAGTAGCGAGTGGTTACCCAGCACAAAAGATTACTGCAACTGCACCTTCAGAAACCAGAAGGCTGCCGTTAGAACAAGAGTACGCCATCAATACCACCAGCGATAATATTGCCGCAGCAGAGCAAGCTGATGTTGTTGTGTTATCAGTGAAGCCACAAATGATGGCAGATGTATGTAAGCCCTTACAAAATATCGACTTCAGCAACAAACTGGTTATCTCAATTGCAGCAGGTATTAATGCGAATCGACTCAATGAGATGTTAAACTGCCAACTGAACCTAGTACGTGTAATGCCAAACACGCCGTCACTACTTGGTAAAGGGATGAGTGGCCTTTATGCTGACTCAACGGTTAGTCAGGGTGATAAAGAATTCGCTTCTCAGTTAATGCAAGCCGTAGGTGAAGTAAGCTGGGTTGAACAAGAGTCTGGCATCAACAACATCATTGCGGCGGCGGGTAGCGCTCCGGCATACTTCTTCTTGTTTATGGAAGCGATGCAAGCTGAAGCAATTAACCAAGGTTTTGACCAAGAAACCGCTCGTAAGTTAGTGCAGCAGTCTGCATTAGGTGCGGCAGAAATGGTGGTAGCGAATCCAAATACTGAGTTATCTACTCTACGTGAACAGGTGACTTCAAAAGGCGGGACGACCGCAGAAGCACTGCGCACGTTTAACGAACATCACCTATCAGACATCGTAGCAAAAGCCATGCAAGCGGCGGTTGCTCGAGCTGAAGAGATGGAAAAACTGTTTTAA
- a CDS encoding YggT family protein yields MNSMSFLISTVFDLYIMVVILRIWLQASRADFYNPFSQFIVKATQPVVAPLRRVIPSIGSLDLATVVFAYVLCVLKFVALNLIISGGAAVFDISFLIFGALSLLKAAGGLIFWVLLIRAILSWVSQGRSPIEYVFHQLTEPMLTPIRRILPDMGGFDLSVLVLFIVLQFANFLMGDMIGPIWYQL; encoded by the coding sequence ATGAATTCGATGAGCTTTCTGATCTCGACCGTTTTTGATCTTTACATCATGGTTGTGATCTTGCGTATCTGGCTACAAGCATCACGTGCAGATTTCTACAACCCGTTCTCACAATTTATCGTAAAAGCGACACAACCGGTTGTTGCCCCACTACGCCGAGTTATTCCATCAATAGGCAGCCTTGACCTTGCGACTGTTGTTTTCGCTTATGTGCTGTGTGTACTTAAGTTCGTCGCTCTAAACTTGATTATCTCTGGCGGTGCGGCTGTATTTGATATTAGCTTCTTGATCTTTGGCGCACTATCTCTGCTCAAAGCGGCGGGTGGTTTAATTTTCTGGGTTCTACTAATCCGTGCAATCCTGAGCTGGGTTAGCCAAGGCCGTAGCCCAATCGAATACGTATTCCACCAGTTAACAGAACCAATGCTAACGCCAATTCGCCGTATCCTTCCTGATATGGGTGGCTTCGACCTAAGTGTGCTGGTTCTGTTCATTGTTCTGCAATTTGCGAACTTCCTAATGGGCGACATGATCGGTCCTATTTGGTATCAGCTATAA
- the yggU gene encoding DUF167 family protein YggU, which produces MPKAVWAEEDDILLRLYIQPKASRDKIVGLHGEELKIAITAPPVDGKANAHLAKYLAKQFKVAKGQIKIEKGELGRHKQVRICSPSQIPTEVKAIL; this is translated from the coding sequence ATGCCAAAAGCAGTTTGGGCCGAAGAAGACGATATTCTTCTTAGGCTCTATATCCAACCCAAAGCAAGCAGAGACAAGATTGTCGGCTTGCACGGAGAGGAACTGAAAATTGCCATTACTGCACCACCGGTTGATGGCAAAGCAAATGCTCACTTAGCGAAATACCTTGCGAAACAATTTAAGGTCGCTAAAGGGCAAATTAAGATAGAAAAGGGAGAGCTCGGTCGGCATAAGCAAGTTCGAATATGCTCACCAAGCCAGATCCCAACTGAAGTCAAAGCCATCCTATGA
- a CDS encoding DUF4426 domain-containing protein produces the protein MRLWITALLTTLIALPSSAGQFKSIKDVEVHYSAFNSTFLTAQVAKQYKLKRNGYSAILNISVLDNASLGKPATTAKITGTARNLVGNTRTLNFREIKEGDAIYYLAEFPITHEENITFNIDVNAGLKGTGPLRFTQKFYIEE, from the coding sequence ATGCGTCTATGGATAACAGCACTACTCACCACTCTGATTGCCCTACCAAGCTCGGCAGGACAGTTTAAAAGTATCAAGGATGTCGAGGTTCATTACTCGGCTTTCAATTCCACGTTTTTAACGGCGCAGGTCGCTAAGCAATATAAGCTGAAACGAAACGGATACTCTGCGATTTTAAACATCAGCGTGCTAGACAACGCTTCCCTAGGTAAACCTGCGACAACGGCTAAAATTACGGGAACAGCGAGAAACCTGGTAGGTAACACTCGCACGCTTAACTTCCGTGAAATAAAGGAAGGCGATGCGATTTATTACCTCGCTGAATTTCCTATCACTCACGAAGAAAACATCACTTTTAATATCGATGTTAACGCAGGTTTGAAAGGCACAGGTCCACTGCGTTTCACACAAAAATTCTATATAGAAGAGTAG
- a CDS encoding XTP/dITP diphosphatase: MSKIVLATGNQGKVREMADILSEFGFDVVAQSEFNVSEVAETGTTFIENAIIKARHAAKETGLPAIADDSGLEVDYLNGAPGIYSARYSGEGATDKQNIEKLLDAMQGVDVEKRTARFHCVLVLMRHENDPTPLVCHGKWEGRILTEEHGENGFGYDPVFFVPEDNCSSAELESSRKKQLSHRGKALASLFKTLKEQAL, encoded by the coding sequence ATGAGTAAGATTGTTTTAGCAACAGGCAACCAAGGCAAAGTTCGCGAGATGGCAGATATTCTGTCTGAGTTTGGTTTCGACGTTGTCGCGCAAAGTGAGTTTAATGTTTCAGAAGTCGCTGAAACGGGAACAACTTTCATTGAAAATGCCATCATCAAAGCTCGCCACGCTGCGAAAGAGACGGGGCTACCAGCCATCGCAGACGATTCTGGCTTAGAAGTTGATTACCTTAATGGTGCACCCGGTATCTACTCAGCGCGTTACTCAGGTGAAGGGGCGACTGATAAACAGAACATCGAAAAGCTGTTAGATGCTATGCAAGGTGTCGACGTTGAAAAACGCACGGCTCGTTTTCACTGTGTATTGGTGCTAATGCGTCACGAAAACGACCCGACGCCATTGGTATGTCACGGTAAATGGGAAGGTCGTATTCTTACTGAAGAGCACGGTGAGAATGGCTTTGGCTACGATCCTGTGTTCTTTGTACCAGAAGATAACTGCTCCTCAGCAGAGCTTGAATCGTCACGTAAGAAGCAATTATCACACCGTGGTAAAGCCCTCGCGTCATTATTTAAGACGCTCAAGGAGCAAGCTCTGTAA
- the hemW gene encoding radical SAM family heme chaperone HemW — protein sequence MHNAALIPPALSLYVHIPWCVQKCPYCDFNSHALKAEIPEKEYIDALLEDLDTDIEKYQLNGAPRPLHSIFIGGGTPSLFSPEGISRLLQGIEQRIPFKPEIEITMEANPGTIEAERFAGYQKAGVSRISVGVQSFEQEKLERLGRIHGQDEAVNAAHLAHKIGLNSFNLDLMHGLPDQSIDQALADLDKAIELDPPHLSWYQLTIEPNTMFYYKTPKLPDDDDLWDIFDLGHKKLADAGYVQYEISGYSKPGYQCQHNLNYWRFGDYLGIGCGSHGKLSFADGRIVRTTKVKHPRGYLAAYQNLVKPYLSDELEVPNEDRPFEFFMNRFRLMEACPKQDFIDTTGLDFDSIQPTIEWAKELGYLNETDSHWQITEKGKLFLNDLLEAFMAEEDE from the coding sequence ATGCACAATGCAGCGCTTATACCACCAGCACTTAGCCTTTATGTACACATCCCATGGTGCGTACAAAAGTGCCCGTATTGTGATTTCAACTCACACGCTCTAAAAGCCGAGATCCCAGAAAAAGAGTACATCGATGCACTGCTTGAGGATCTTGATACTGATATCGAAAAGTACCAACTCAATGGCGCACCTCGCCCACTGCATTCGATCTTTATTGGTGGCGGTACCCCAAGCCTGTTTTCTCCTGAAGGAATTAGCCGATTGCTACAAGGCATTGAACAGCGCATCCCGTTCAAACCTGAAATAGAAATCACCATGGAAGCCAACCCAGGAACCATCGAAGCTGAGCGTTTTGCTGGTTACCAAAAGGCAGGAGTGAGTCGAATCTCGGTGGGTGTGCAAAGTTTTGAGCAAGAGAAACTGGAAAGGCTTGGCCGTATTCATGGTCAAGATGAAGCAGTGAATGCGGCTCATTTGGCGCATAAGATTGGGTTGAACAGCTTCAACTTAGATTTAATGCACGGCTTGCCCGATCAAAGCATTGATCAGGCCTTGGCTGATTTGGACAAAGCGATCGAGCTTGATCCTCCACATTTGTCTTGGTATCAACTAACAATAGAACCTAACACCATGTTCTATTACAAAACGCCAAAGCTACCTGACGATGATGACCTTTGGGATATCTTCGACTTAGGCCATAAGAAGCTCGCAGACGCAGGTTATGTACAGTACGAAATTTCAGGCTACAGCAAGCCGGGATATCAGTGTCAGCATAATCTCAACTACTGGCGCTTTGGTGACTACCTAGGTATTGGCTGTGGCTCTCATGGCAAGCTGAGCTTTGCAGATGGACGTATTGTTCGCACCACTAAGGTTAAACACCCTAGAGGCTACCTAGCAGCGTATCAGAATCTGGTGAAGCCCTATCTGTCGGATGAACTTGAAGTCCCTAATGAAGACCGCCCTTTTGAGTTCTTCATGAATCGCTTCAGGCTAATGGAAGCATGTCCAAAGCAAGATTTCATTGATACGACGGGGCTAGACTTTGACTCGATCCAGCCAACAATAGAGTGGGCCAAAGAGCTCGGTTATCTTAATGAAACCGACAGCCACTGGCAGATCACTGAAAAAGGAAAACTGTTCCTAAACGATTTGCTTGAAGCCTTTATGGCTGAAGAAGACGAATAG
- the glsB gene encoding glutaminase B, translating into MKPTQAILAEILDEVRPLIGQGKVADYIPALARVSNQKLAIAVYTNEGEVIQAGDADEAFSVQSISKALSLTLAMVLYKPEEIWQRVGKEPSGQAFNSMIQLEMEHGIPRNPFINAGAIVVADLLQSRLSAPRHRLLEFVRQLSGDTHIVYDKVVAASEMMHSDRNAAIAYLMRSFGNFENDVIPVLNNYFHACALKMTCVDLAKTFSYLANKGVSVQTKKEIITPVQTKQLNALLATCGLYDGAGEFAYRVGMPGKSGVGGGIIAIVPGEMTIAVWSPELDASGNSLAGTQALELLSERIGRSIF; encoded by the coding sequence ATGAAACCAACTCAAGCTATTTTGGCCGAGATTTTAGATGAAGTTCGCCCTTTAATTGGTCAGGGAAAGGTCGCAGATTATATTCCTGCATTGGCTCGTGTATCGAACCAGAAGCTGGCGATTGCGGTATACACCAATGAAGGTGAAGTTATTCAAGCTGGCGATGCCGATGAAGCCTTTTCTGTGCAATCAATCTCTAAAGCTTTAAGCCTGACGTTGGCGATGGTGTTGTATAAGCCTGAAGAGATATGGCAGCGAGTAGGTAAGGAGCCTTCAGGACAAGCCTTTAACTCGATGATTCAGCTTGAGATGGAGCACGGCATCCCTCGTAACCCGTTTATTAATGCTGGCGCGATTGTCGTTGCCGACTTATTACAAAGCCGTCTGTCAGCACCAAGACACCGTTTACTAGAATTTGTCCGTCAGCTATCAGGTGATACACATATTGTGTATGACAAGGTTGTGGCCGCTTCTGAGATGATGCACAGCGATCGTAATGCTGCTATCGCTTATTTGATGCGTTCATTTGGTAATTTTGAGAACGATGTTATCCCCGTACTCAACAATTACTTTCATGCTTGTGCGCTTAAAATGACCTGTGTTGACTTGGCGAAGACCTTTAGTTATTTGGCAAACAAAGGCGTGTCGGTTCAGACTAAAAAAGAAATCATCACGCCAGTTCAAACCAAACAGCTGAATGCTTTGCTTGCGACATGTGGTTTGTACGATGGGGCGGGAGAGTTTGCTTATCGTGTTGGTATGCCAGGAAAGTCTGGCGTCGGTGGCGGGATTATTGCGATTGTTCCTGGCGAAATGACGATCGCGGTGTGGTCTCCAGAGTTGGATGCATCGGGTAATTCACTGGCAGGAACTCAGGCTTTAGAATTACTCTCTGAGCGTATTGGTCGCTCAATCTTCTGA
- the trmB gene encoding tRNA (guanosine(46)-N7)-methyltransferase TrmB, which yields MSEVTTNEYTEDGKLVRKIRSFVRREGRLTKGQENAMNECWPTMGIDYNPELLNWKEVFGNDNPVVLEIGFGMGASLVEMAKNAPEKNFLGIEVHSPGVGACLGTARDAGVTNLRVMCHDAVEVFEHMIPDSSLHTLQLFFPDPWHKARHHKRRIVKAEFAEMVRGKLQLDTGIFHMATDWENYAEHMIEVMNVAPGFKNIAEDGDYIPRPDERPLTKFEARGHRLGHGVWDIKFKRTK from the coding sequence ATGAGTGAAGTGACCACTAACGAATATACTGAAGACGGCAAACTGGTTCGTAAGATCCGTAGTTTTGTTCGCCGCGAAGGCCGCTTAACAAAAGGCCAAGAAAACGCGATGAACGAATGTTGGCCAACAATGGGTATCGACTACAACCCAGAACTTCTTAATTGGAAAGAAGTGTTTGGCAACGACAACCCTGTTGTACTAGAAATTGGCTTCGGTATGGGTGCATCACTGGTTGAAATGGCAAAGAATGCGCCTGAGAAAAACTTCTTAGGTATTGAAGTTCATAGCCCAGGTGTTGGTGCGTGTTTAGGTACAGCTCGTGATGCGGGTGTAACGAATTTACGCGTAATGTGTCACGATGCAGTAGAAGTATTTGAGCACATGATCCCAGATAGCAGCCTGCATACACTGCAACTGTTCTTCCCTGACCCATGGCATAAAGCTCGTCACCACAAACGTCGTATTGTTAAGGCTGAGTTTGCAGAGATGGTTCGCGGTAAGCTGCAGCTTGATACTGGTATTTTCCATATGGCAACAGACTGGGAAAACTACGCAGAACATATGATTGAAGTGATGAACGTAGCTCCAGGCTTTAAGAATATCGCTGAAGATGGGGATTACATTCCTCGTCCAGATGAGCGTCCGCTAACTAAGTTTGAAGCTCGTGGTCACCGTTTAGGTCATGGTGTTTGGGACATTAAGTTCAAGCGTACTAAGTAA
- the mutY gene encoding A/G-specific adenine glycosylase has translation MTPFATAILKWYDAFGRKELPWQQNKTAYTVWLSEIMLQQTQVATVIPYYQRFLERFPTVIDLANAEQDEVLHLWTGLGYYARARNLHKAAKIVAEQYGGEFPLSIEEMNALPGIGRSTAAAVLSSVHKLPHAILDGNVKRTLARSFAVEGWPGQKKVENQLWEHAEAHTPNQDVDKYNQAMMDMGAMVCTRSKPKCTLCPIESMCEAKKLDRQLDFPGKKPKKEKPIKETWFVILYHDNQVWLEQRPQSGIWGGLFCFPQNENAEIEHQLDLRSIKDNETDSTKTMIAFRHTFSHYHLDITPVLVKLDKQPDLIMEGTKGLWYNLSKPEEIGLAAPVKQLIESLPFELNDDV, from the coding sequence GTGACTCCTTTCGCAACCGCCATATTGAAGTGGTATGACGCCTTTGGGCGTAAAGAATTACCTTGGCAACAAAACAAAACCGCCTACACCGTTTGGCTATCTGAAATCATGCTTCAGCAGACTCAAGTCGCCACAGTGATTCCATACTACCAGCGCTTCTTAGAACGCTTTCCAACGGTTATTGACCTAGCGAACGCCGAGCAAGATGAGGTGCTGCACTTATGGACAGGGCTTGGCTATTACGCGCGAGCTCGTAACTTGCACAAGGCTGCCAAGATTGTTGCAGAGCAATATGGTGGTGAATTTCCGCTTTCTATCGAAGAGATGAACGCGCTACCGGGTATTGGGCGCTCTACTGCCGCTGCAGTGTTGTCATCGGTTCATAAACTCCCTCATGCAATCCTTGATGGCAACGTCAAGCGCACCTTAGCGAGAAGCTTCGCTGTAGAGGGTTGGCCAGGGCAAAAGAAAGTTGAAAATCAGCTGTGGGAACACGCAGAGGCACACACGCCCAATCAAGATGTTGATAAATACAACCAAGCAATGATGGATATGGGTGCGATGGTTTGTACTCGTAGTAAGCCTAAATGTACGTTGTGCCCGATTGAAAGCATGTGTGAGGCTAAGAAGCTCGATAGACAGCTTGATTTCCCAGGTAAAAAACCTAAGAAAGAAAAGCCAATAAAAGAAACATGGTTTGTGATTCTGTACCACGATAATCAAGTATGGCTCGAACAGCGCCCTCAATCTGGTATCTGGGGAGGACTATTCTGTTTCCCTCAAAATGAAAACGCAGAGATAGAACATCAGTTAGATCTTCGTTCGATCAAAGACAACGAAACCGATTCGACCAAGACCATGATTGCGTTTAGACATACTTTCAGCCACTACCACTTAGATATCACGCCTGTATTAGTAAAATTAGATAAACAACCAGATTTGATAATGGAAGGGACTAAAGGTCTCTGGTATAACTTATCAAAACCGGAAGAAATTGGCCTAGCCGCTCCTGTAAAGCAGCTTATTGAAAGCCTACCCTTTGAACTGAACGACGACGTTTGA
- a CDS encoding oxidative damage protection protein encodes MSRTVFCARLQKDAEGLDFQLYPGDLGKRIFDNISKEAWGQWQSKQTMLINEKKLNMMDPEHRKLLETEMVNFLFEGKDVVIDGYTPPSE; translated from the coding sequence ATGAGCCGCACTGTATTTTGTGCTCGCCTTCAAAAAGATGCTGAAGGCCTAGATTTTCAACTTTACCCAGGTGACTTAGGTAAGCGTATCTTTGACAACATCTCTAAAGAAGCTTGGGGACAATGGCAAAGCAAGCAAACCATGCTTATCAATGAGAAGAAGCTAAACATGATGGATCCTGAACATCGTAAACTTCTTGAAACTGAGATGGTTAACTTCCTTTTCGAAGGTAAAGATGTCGTTATTGATGGCTACACTCCACCAAGCGAATAA